The Alteromonas macleodii ATCC 27126 genome segment GCGAAGCTTCTCTTCGTAAAGTTTGTCGTCATTTTCAAGCCAGGTCTTGATTGGCAAGTCTACGGCGAAATCGGCACGCATGCGCTCTTCAAGTCCGCTTACATCCCACATTTCTTCTAGAGACTGTGGCGGAATGTACTCATCGACAACACTTGAAATAACGTCTTCACGAATAGCCGCGATAGTCTCGCTAATATCGCCTTCATCAAGAAGCTCATTGCGCTGCTCGTAGATGACTTTACGCTGGTCGTTGGCCACATCATCGTATTCAAGCAACTGCTTACGAATGTCGAAGTTACGACCTTCTACTTTGCGCTGTGCATTCTCGATGGCGCGAGTTACCCACGGATGCTCAATGGCTTCACCACGCTCCATACCTAAACGCTTCATCATGTTGCCCATTTTTTCAGAGGCAAAGATACGCATAAGTGCGTCGTCTAATGAAAGGTAGAAACGGCTTGAACCCGGGTCACCCTGACGGCCCGAACGACCGCGAAGCTGGTTATCAATACGGCGAGACTCGTGACGCTCTGTACCAATAATGTGTAAACCACCTGAGGCAAGCACAGCGTCATGGCTTTCTTTCCATTCGGCTTTGATCTTCTCGATTTGCGCTTCAGTTGGATTTTCAATCTTTTCTACTTCTGCCTGCCAGTTACCACCTAACACGATATCGGTACCACGACCTGCCATGTTAGTCGCAATCGTAACCGCGCCTGGCTTACCAGCCTGAGCGACGATATCTGCTTCGTGTTCGTGGAACTTAGCGTTAAGCACTTTATGAGGAATTTTCGACTTCTTAAGAATGCGAGAAATGAGTTCTGAATTCTCGATAGACACAGTGCCCACAAGCGTAGGTTGACCGCGTTTAACGCACTCTTTAATGTCTTCAACAATGGCTTCGTATTTTTCTTCTGCCGTTAGGTAGATGAGGTCAGCCATATCTTTACGCTGCATAGGACGGTTTGTTGGGATAACTACCGTTTCTAAGCCGTAAATATGATTAAATTCGAAGGCTTCTGTATCTGCTGTACCTGTCATACCCGCAAGCTTGTTATACAAGCGGAAATAATTCTGGAAGGTAATTGACGCAAGGGTTTGGTTTTCGTTTTGAATACGAACCCCTTCTTTCGCTTCTACAGCTTGGTGTAAACCTTCAGACCAGCGACGGCCTTCCATCGTACGACCCGTATGCTCGTCAACAATAACGATTTGGTCTTCTTTAACGATGTAGTCTACGTCTTTAGCAAACAACTTGTGTGCACGAAGCGCAGCGTTAATATGATGAAGCAGTGAAATATTACCTGCAGCAAACAGCGACTCGCCTTCAGGCAGCATGCCCTCTTGTTGAAGAATTTCCTCAACGTGAATTTGACCGCGCTCGGTAAGATGAATTTGTTTTGCCTTAAGGTCAATCGTGTAGTCACCATCGCCCTCTTGGCCTTCTTCATCCTCTTTTTCTTGCTGAACAAGTTTAGGAATAATGGTGTTGATGCGGCGATACAGCTCTGAGCTATCTTCGGCCTGACCAGAAATAATAAGTGGTGTACGGGCTTCGTCGATAAGAATTGAGTCAACTTCATCCACTACCGCATAGTTAAGCGGGCGCTGTACGCGGTCTTGTGGGCTAAATGCCATATTGTCACGAAGGTAGTCAAAACCAAATTCGTTGTTCGTACCATAGGTTACGTCAGCTTGATAAGCTTCACGCTTTTGCTGCGGCGACATACCAGGCACGTTACAGCCCACACGCATACCTAGGTAAGTAAATAACTGATTACTCCACTCAGCATCACGACGAGCAAGGTAATCATTCACAGTAACAACGTGAACCCCTTTGCCAGACAAAGCATTAAGGTAAGTTGGCAAGGTAGCAGTAAGCGTCTTACCTTCACCCGTGCGCATTTCTGAAATTTTACCTTGGTGAAGTACTTGACCACCTAGCATCTGAACGTCGAAGTGACGCATGCCGTATACGCGTTTACTTGCTTCACGCACAGTAGCGAAGGCTTCTACAAGAATATCGTCAAGGGTTTCACCCTTTTCAATACGCGCTTTAAATTCGTCTGTCTTAGCCTTTAGCGCCTCATCGGAAAGCTTTTCAAATTCTGCTTCCAGTGCATTGATGGCATCTACGTTTTTGCGTAATTTTTTTAATAGTCGGTCGTTTCTACTACCGAATACTTTTCGAAGGATGCTTGAAAACATTAGCTTTATTATTCCACTACTTGTCGAGGCGCCGCACAATGTGCACAGCTAAATTAAACGTATAAAACACAACGGTAACCACGTTGTGTTTTGCGATGTTCTAAAATTATGCTTCTTCGTTTTAGATGACTTTTAATTAATAAAGGCACCGTCTACGAGAATTACCTGGCTGCTACCTATGCTACTTTTTGTAGACAAAAGGCAGAG includes the following:
- the secA gene encoding preprotein translocase subunit SecA: MFSSILRKVFGSRNDRLLKKLRKNVDAINALEAEFEKLSDEALKAKTDEFKARIEKGETLDDILVEAFATVREASKRVYGMRHFDVQMLGGQVLHQGKISEMRTGEGKTLTATLPTYLNALSGKGVHVVTVNDYLARRDAEWSNQLFTYLGMRVGCNVPGMSPQQKREAYQADVTYGTNNEFGFDYLRDNMAFSPQDRVQRPLNYAVVDEVDSILIDEARTPLIISGQAEDSSELYRRINTIIPKLVQQEKEDEEGQEGDGDYTIDLKAKQIHLTERGQIHVEEILQQEGMLPEGESLFAAGNISLLHHINAALRAHKLFAKDVDYIVKEDQIVIVDEHTGRTMEGRRWSEGLHQAVEAKEGVRIQNENQTLASITFQNYFRLYNKLAGMTGTADTEAFEFNHIYGLETVVIPTNRPMQRKDMADLIYLTAEEKYEAIVEDIKECVKRGQPTLVGTVSIENSELISRILKKSKIPHKVLNAKFHEHEADIVAQAGKPGAVTIATNMAGRGTDIVLGGNWQAEVEKIENPTEAQIEKIKAEWKESHDAVLASGGLHIIGTERHESRRIDNQLRGRSGRQGDPGSSRFYLSLDDALMRIFASEKMGNMMKRLGMERGEAIEHPWVTRAIENAQRKVEGRNFDIRKQLLEYDDVANDQRKVIYEQRNELLDEGDISETIAAIREDVISSVVDEYIPPQSLEEMWDVSGLEERMRADFAVDLPIKTWLENDDKLYEEKLRERILAEVVDAYKQKEAVVGEQVLRQFEKAVMLQNLDSHWKEHLAAMDHLRQGIHLRGYAQKNPKQEYKRESFALFSQMLEALKVEVITILARVKVQAEEDVQKVEEQRRQADDVPKNFEHEEANATPEEASDKVRTQVREGAKVGRNDPCPCGSGKKYKQCHGKLK